A segment of the Fusarium oxysporum f. sp. lycopersici 4287 supercont2.67 genomic scaffold, whole genome shotgun sequence genome:
GCTCTGTGATGATAGCTTCCGTCGCCTCGCCTCGGGAAACAGCATCCAGTACTGCTTCATTAGTTCGCCATCTTGCTGGCCCGGGCATTTCCAGATCAACACCTGCGTTGAGGGAATCGGCGAGAGAATTAATTCCGCCCCAGTCACTCATTACCAAACCTTGCCAATTCCATTGCCCACGGAGGATGCCTTTCAGCAGAGGTTCATGAGAGTCAGCATGAGTACCATTGATTTTGTTGTATGAGGTCATGATAGCCCAGGGGTTGGCGCATTTTACCACCATTTCGAAGGGCTTGAGATAGATTTCGCGAAGAGCACGCTGACTTAACTCTGTGTTGACTGTGAGCCGATCTGTCTCTTGCTCGTTGGCCACGAGATGCTTTACGGTCGCCGAGACTCCCTTTGACTGAAGCCCCTGAACGCTAGCGATAGCCATCTGACCAGTCAACAAAGGATCTTCCGAAAAGGTCTCAAAATTTCGTCCTCCAAGGGGATGTCGCTGTATGCAAACCGTCGGTGACAGAATGCATCGGGCACCTTTCGTAAGTGTCTCTTCGGCTAAGGCTGTGGCCACACGCTTAGCCAGGTCGACGTCAAACGAAGATGCTATGCTGCATGCAGCAGGAAAGCATGCAGCCGTCGGGCCATCATAGATGGATTTGCCTCGAGCGCCATTAGGACCGTCACTCAACTAAACTCGTGTCAATGCAAAAAGCTATTACTAAAAACCATCTCAAGATACCTTTGCTACCGGAACCCCCTTGGATGGAATCGGGAAGGTACACCAGGGACTTCCACCTGCCAGTAGAGATATCTGTTAATATAAACGGTTAGAAGCTTGTTCAGTAACAAAACGGAAAGGGTAACGGGTGTATCGGGGGGTTGGGTGTCTAACTTTTTCCTGTAAGGTCAAGTTCGCCAAAATTTCCTCTATCTCGGCTGACGAAGACATGGCCGCAAACCCTCTGTGTGCGGACCTCGAATCTACGAGGAGGTTGGGAAGGATTGAATCAGGAACCTTTTTCGGCTCAGTTGCTATACCAATATACACAGACGGTTACAAAAAAGAGCAAGAAAGAGGAACAAAAATAGAAAGGGTACAAGAGTTCTCGTAGTCTATTGCCCCGAGGCCACAAGAGTTTCGTAGATCTACCCGCTTACGTGGTCTAATTATCGTATCAAAAACGACGCAGTC
Coding sequences within it:
- a CDS encoding beta-glucosidase (At least one base has a quality score < 10) → MSSSAEIEEILANLTLQEKISLLAGGSPWCTFPIPSKGVPVAKLSDGPNGARGKSIYDGPTAACFPAACSIASSFDVDLAKRVATALAEETLTKGARCILSPTVCIQRHPLGGRNFETFSEDPLLTGQMAIASVQGLQSKGVSATVKHLVANEQETDRLTVNTELSQRALREIYLKPFEMVVKCANPWAIMTSYNKINGTHADSHEPLLKGILRGQWNWQGLVMSDWGGINSLADSLNAGVDLEMPGPARWRTNEAVLDAVSRGEATEAIITERARNVLTFLNRLNCFQDPNWKEPEEKAIR